One window of the Flavobacteriales bacterium genome contains the following:
- a CDS encoding T9SS type A sorting domain-containing protein translates to MKFTTKLLSLALALFSAVSGFAQGSENYSVIIQANASSDGKKITLNFKPVAGATGYQLFRKEFGAQSWGSAIATPAAKDSVYVDENITEGLLYDYSIKRLGTETAYGFVTCGAKVGLNFSTRGTILVIIEKTMSDSLADEIEQYKQDLVGDGYTVTDLVVDASTSHKTVKQKIADTYILFPDLSLISIIGHVAVPYSGVYCRDAYWVVPPDGHKAGVGDHCGAWPADVYYAVPSGLWTDTDTCLAGTRSWTINEVGDGKFDQIEIPGNVTYGLGRIDLSNMPAFGKTEVELMRQYFGKLHRYKMAVDRPIMKTIIDENFGANASEAFGSNGYRFFGAVAGINAIEQNDIITTMKDNQYIFGYGSGPGSFTSAGGIGTTNDFAANQGAAYFNMLFGSFFGDWNVSNNFLRAPLACEKGGLINAWAGRPNWEFYPMALNQSAGVCARITQNEKYNGLYQTGYFANQVHVALMGDPSLRLHAFEPPKNVNISVSNAGQTVQITWEKADNDLADGYDIYYSRNKYGPYTKANATLITTTSFTHSSPFNGKVYYMVRANRLENTFSGSFYNQSQGVMAEIDNLVNLGINPLQTQVLSLSVYPNPAENKAFVKFETTQGNASQLSVFDAKGNEVVNEIVYGNGSQIYSIDLSNFSQGLYFIKVNGLSTRLMVK, encoded by the coding sequence ATGAAATTTACTACTAAGTTGTTGTCGTTGGCTTTAGCCTTGTTTTCTGCCGTTTCTGGCTTCGCTCAAGGTTCAGAAAACTATTCCGTAATAATTCAGGCTAATGCTTCTTCTGACGGAAAAAAAATTACCCTAAATTTTAAACCAGTAGCCGGAGCAACGGGCTATCAACTTTTTAGAAAGGAATTTGGTGCACAAAGCTGGGGTTCGGCCATTGCTACACCTGCTGCTAAAGACTCGGTTTATGTTGATGAGAATATTACGGAGGGTTTGCTTTATGATTACTCCATTAAGCGATTAGGGACTGAGACAGCATACGGCTTTGTTACTTGCGGTGCCAAAGTTGGCCTCAATTTTAGCACAAGAGGCACCATTTTGGTTATCATAGAAAAAACCATGAGTGATTCACTTGCCGATGAAATTGAACAGTATAAACAGGATTTAGTTGGAGATGGATATACGGTTACAGACCTCGTTGTTGATGCCTCTACTTCGCACAAAACGGTAAAGCAGAAAATTGCGGATACTTACATTCTTTTTCCTGATTTGTCCTTGATTTCAATAATTGGCCATGTGGCTGTGCCTTATTCCGGGGTTTATTGCCGCGACGCATATTGGGTGGTGCCACCCGACGGACACAAAGCAGGTGTGGGCGACCATTGCGGTGCTTGGCCGGCTGATGTATATTACGCTGTGCCCTCTGGTTTGTGGACAGATACGGACACCTGTTTGGCCGGAACAAGAAGTTGGACTATAAACGAAGTTGGTGATGGGAAATTTGATCAAATAGAAATACCCGGAAACGTGACTTATGGCTTGGGTAGAATAGATTTGTCCAATATGCCAGCTTTTGGAAAAACCGAAGTGGAACTAATGAGACAATATTTTGGAAAGTTGCATCGCTATAAAATGGCTGTGGATAGACCTATTATGAAAACCATTATTGACGAAAATTTTGGAGCTAATGCCAGCGAGGCTTTTGGCAGCAATGGATACCGTTTTTTTGGAGCGGTTGCTGGTATAAATGCTATTGAACAAAACGATATTATAACCACCATGAAAGATAATCAGTACATATTTGGATATGGCTCAGGCCCCGGATCTTTTACCTCGGCAGGAGGAATCGGAACAACAAATGATTTTGCTGCAAATCAAGGTGCTGCCTATTTTAATATGTTGTTTGGTAGTTTTTTTGGTGATTGGAATGTATCTAATAATTTTCTTCGGGCACCTCTGGCTTGCGAAAAAGGAGGGTTAATAAATGCTTGGGCGGGCCGACCAAATTGGGAGTTTTACCCAATGGCTCTTAACCAGTCTGCTGGAGTTTGTGCCAGAATTACGCAAAACGAAAAATACAATGGGCTATATCAAACAGGATATTTTGCCAATCAGGTGCATGTGGCATTAATGGGCGATCCGAGTTTACGCCTACACGCATTCGAACCACCAAAAAATGTGAATATTTCGGTTTCTAATGCCGGTCAAACGGTGCAAATAACTTGGGAAAAGGCCGACAATGATTTAGCCGATGGTTATGACATTTATTACAGCCGCAACAAATATGGGCCATATACAAAAGCCAATGCAACTTTAATTACTACCACGTCTTTTACACACAGTTCCCCGTTTAACGGAAAGGTTTATTATATGGTCAGAGCCAATCGACTTGAAAACACCTTTTCAGGAAGTTTTTATAACCAAAGCCAAGGAGTTATGGCCGAGATAGACAATTTAGTTAATCTTGGAATTAACCCACTGCAAACTCAGGTTTTGAGTTTGAGTGTTTATCCAAATCCGGCTGAAAATAAGGCTTTTGTAAAGTTTGAAACTACGCAAGGAAATGCCAGTCAACTGTCGGTTTTTGATGCAAAAGGTAATGAAGTTGTTAATGAAATAGTTTATGGCAACGGTTCGCAAATTTATTCTATCGATTTGAGCAACTTCAGTCAAGGGCTTTATTTTATAAAAGTAAATGGCCTAAGCACCCGATTGATGGTAAAGTAG
- a CDS encoding T9SS type A sorting domain-containing protein: MFRFVFVALVFIPTMVLGQITITKSNMPTTGTTVEYSTASAVSTTIDVSKTGANYTWDFSDIQASGNGTDEFLKSSQTPYILNFGFTAIGQKLRDSAGFGQFQFQNIYNFFQSTNSAYSDVGIGFQLSSLPIPQSGKHTDPDEIYVLPLQYGDFDSTNFDLVVPISAGFTTIGKFFRSGNRVTTVDGWGKITTPYLNNVDCIRLKSVITEYDSVSISSFSLNFGQTVVRVEYKWLVGSEVIPALALSGTEVAGQFRASNITYRDEWSSNSPIAVDFEADKTLGSEGEIITFTNTSFGLGLTYNWTITPTAKFVNGTSNTSENPVVLFQNLGKYSVKLVASNGNAKDSMLKTDYITIDVKEGISELGEDGIQLYPNPAGNQISIQSAKAIIHTEIFDLTGKSVLQQKPMSNQIDVSMLQAGLYVIKIEQPNGFFFSRFEKK, translated from the coding sequence ATGTTTCGATTTGTATTTGTTGCATTGGTATTTATTCCTACCATGGTTTTGGGACAAATTACCATAACCAAAAGCAATATGCCCACCACTGGTACAACGGTGGAATATTCAACCGCTTCGGCAGTTTCTACCACCATTGACGTATCAAAAACAGGGGCAAACTATACGTGGGATTTCTCTGATATACAAGCCAGTGGCAACGGAACCGATGAGTTTTTGAAAAGCTCACAAACTCCGTATATTCTCAACTTTGGTTTTACGGCCATTGGTCAAAAATTGCGAGATTCGGCAGGTTTCGGGCAGTTTCAGTTTCAAAATATTTACAACTTTTTTCAAAGCACGAATTCTGCTTATAGCGATGTGGGCATTGGTTTTCAACTAAGTTCATTGCCTATTCCGCAAAGTGGCAAACACACCGACCCCGATGAAATCTATGTCTTACCACTCCAATATGGAGATTTTGACTCGACTAATTTTGATTTGGTGGTGCCAATTTCTGCCGGATTTACCACCATCGGCAAATTTTTTCGGTCGGGCAATAGGGTCACAACCGTTGATGGTTGGGGCAAAATAACCACTCCTTATTTAAACAATGTGGATTGCATACGATTAAAAAGTGTCATCACTGAATATGACTCGGTAAGCATTTCTTCGTTCAGTTTAAATTTTGGTCAAACCGTCGTTAGAGTGGAATACAAATGGCTTGTCGGTTCGGAAGTTATACCTGCTTTGGCCCTTTCCGGAACAGAAGTGGCCGGACAATTTCGGGCATCAAACATTACTTACAGGGATGAATGGTCGTCAAATTCGCCCATTGCAGTGGATTTTGAGGCCGATAAAACATTGGGTTCGGAGGGCGAGATAATTACTTTCACCAATACTTCATTTGGTTTAGGTTTGACATACAATTGGACAATAACACCTACGGCTAAGTTTGTGAATGGAACAAGTAATACATCCGAAAATCCGGTGGTACTTTTTCAAAACCTCGGAAAATATTCCGTAAAACTGGTGGCATCCAATGGCAATGCAAAAGATAGTATGTTGAAAACTGACTATATTACCATTGATGTAAAAGAAGGAATAAGCGAGTTGGGAGAGGACGGTATCCAGCTCTATCCAAATCCGGCAGGCAATCAAATCAGCATACAATCAGCTAAAGCTATTATACACACAGAGATTTTTGATTTAACCGGAAAATCGGTTTTGCAACAGAAACCAATGTCGAATCAAATTGATGTGAGTATGCTGCAAGCAGGGCTGTACGTAATTAAAATAGAACAACCCAACGGGTTCTTCTTTTCAAGATTCGAAAAGAAATAA
- a CDS encoding T9SS type A sorting domain-containing protein, producing MTIGLILLSALAWAQKPVGDFRCGHTWMESSNHKKANTNFDINHYSINLDMTDFDNQTISGFTKIIFTPQEDLATITLNLEGLTVDSILYKNEKVNHSRNGIDLEIDFGKSLSRLIQDSVYVYYHGKPIKDQSWGGFYYSGEYAFNLGVGFTSNPHNYGRVWFPCVDNFQDRATYDFAITTTSDKKALCNGLLKNETANGNGTTTFYWQMRDEIPTYLASVAVAPYSIDQWTHANIPIVLACTAADSTKMAASFVNLNNCIDAYQNRYGSHTFERIGFNAVPFNGGAMEHATNIAYPIFAVNGNLDYETLYAHEFGHHWWGNTVTCSTAEDMWINEGWASYSERLFLEWVYGKERYDEDISANHKAVLHYAHLRDGDTLPISGIDHAHTYGMHVYDKGADMVHTLRGYMGDSAFFQAIRSFMVEYKFQAVNTDDLKNHFQKYTSENLDYFFEYWINKPGFPHLGLVQFETEKVNNAYSVKVYIEQNGRFTNEFCPAIPIEVTIYSANFEKITTIVRPNSKTANYLIHCPFLPVYVALDFNKKLSDAITDDWKMIKDTGSYGFGDAMMSMQVKTNTDSSLVRVEHNWIGANTLFQTSQNPVISKERYWTIDGIFNAGFSADATIEYNGLKPGANYALGYLDSDLIRGTEDSLTILYRPTATSGWEVYPDLVHNMGSKFDKRGSFTIKNVKKGQYALAYYDCQRASVQDETVTENFVTIYPNPATETLNIDIKDAKNGSLEITDINGKIVYSDTILAKKCCKPIDVSGWTPGVYFVGIVIDNRSYKPKLMVVR from the coding sequence ATGACAATTGGATTAATTCTCCTTTCTGCTTTAGCCTGGGCACAAAAACCCGTTGGAGATTTCAGATGTGGACACACATGGATGGAAAGCTCCAATCATAAAAAAGCAAATACGAATTTTGATATAAATCACTACTCTATAAACCTTGATATGACTGACTTTGACAATCAAACAATCTCCGGTTTCACCAAAATTATTTTCACCCCTCAAGAAGACTTGGCAACCATTACCTTAAACTTGGAAGGCTTGACTGTTGACAGCATTTTATATAAAAATGAAAAGGTAAACCACAGTAGAAACGGCATTGATTTAGAAATAGATTTTGGTAAGAGCTTATCTCGGTTGATACAAGATTCGGTGTATGTCTATTATCATGGCAAACCCATAAAAGACCAAAGTTGGGGAGGCTTTTATTATTCTGGTGAATACGCTTTTAACCTTGGCGTTGGATTTACCAGCAATCCGCACAACTATGGCCGTGTTTGGTTTCCGTGTGTTGACAATTTTCAGGATAGAGCTACTTATGACTTTGCCATAACGACCACTTCCGACAAAAAAGCGTTATGCAATGGTTTGTTGAAAAACGAAACAGCCAATGGCAACGGAACAACTACTTTTTATTGGCAAATGCGTGATGAAATTCCCACCTATTTGGCCAGCGTGGCGGTGGCTCCATACTCCATCGACCAATGGACACACGCCAACATTCCGATTGTTTTGGCTTGTACTGCCGCCGACTCGACAAAAATGGCAGCCTCGTTTGTAAATCTGAATAATTGCATTGACGCTTATCAAAACCGATATGGCTCGCACACGTTTGAACGCATTGGTTTTAACGCAGTTCCGTTTAACGGTGGAGCCATGGAACATGCCACCAACATTGCCTACCCCATATTCGCTGTAAATGGTAATTTGGATTACGAAACACTCTACGCCCACGAGTTTGGCCACCATTGGTGGGGCAATACCGTTACGTGTAGCACAGCTGAAGACATGTGGATAAACGAAGGTTGGGCCAGCTATAGCGAAAGGTTGTTTTTAGAATGGGTATATGGCAAAGAGCGATACGACGAAGATATATCTGCAAACCATAAGGCTGTGTTGCATTATGCTCATTTAAGAGATGGAGATACATTGCCTATTTCGGGTATAGACCACGCACATACCTACGGAATGCACGTTTACGATAAAGGAGCCGACATGGTGCATACACTGCGAGGGTACATGGGAGATTCCGCATTTTTTCAGGCCATTCGTTCGTTTATGGTTGAATATAAATTTCAGGCGGTGAATACAGATGATTTGAAAAATCATTTTCAGAAATACACCTCCGAAAATTTGGATTATTTTTTTGAGTATTGGATTAATAAACCCGGATTTCCACACCTTGGCCTTGTGCAATTTGAAACTGAAAAGGTGAACAATGCCTATTCTGTAAAGGTTTACATTGAGCAAAACGGACGGTTCACCAACGAATTTTGCCCAGCCATTCCCATTGAGGTTACCATTTATTCGGCCAATTTTGAAAAAATAACGACCATTGTTCGCCCAAATTCAAAAACAGCAAATTACCTTATACATTGCCCATTTCTGCCAGTATATGTTGCTCTTGATTTCAACAAAAAGCTGAGCGATGCTATAACCGACGATTGGAAAATGATAAAAGACACCGGAAGCTATGGCTTTGGCGACGCTATGATGTCCATGCAGGTTAAAACGAACACGGATTCATCGTTGGTGCGGGTGGAGCATAACTGGATTGGAGCCAATACCCTTTTTCAAACCAGTCAAAATCCAGTAATATCAAAAGAGCGTTACTGGACGATTGATGGCATTTTCAATGCGGGATTTAGTGCTGATGCCACGATTGAATACAATGGCTTAAAACCCGGAGCGAATTATGCATTGGGCTACCTCGACTCAGATTTGATTCGAGGTACAGAAGATAGCCTGACAATTCTGTATAGACCCACGGCCACTTCTGGCTGGGAGGTATATCCTGATTTGGTGCACAACATGGGTTCAAAGTTTGACAAGCGAGGTTCGTTTACCATCAAAAATGTAAAAAAAGGGCAATATGCCTTAGCTTATTACGATTGTCAGAGGGCATCGGTGCAAGACGAAACCGTTACGGAAAACTTTGTAACCATCTACCCAAACCCTGCCACCGAAACGTTAAATATTGACATAAAAGATGCAAAAAATGGCAGTTTGGAAATTACTGATATCAATGGAAAAATAGTTTACAGCGACACCATTTTAGCCAAAAAATGTTGCAAACCCATTGATGTTTCCGGTTGGACACCAGGAGTTTATTTTGTCGGAATTGTCATTGACAACCGAAGCTATAAACCAAAGTTGATGGTGGTGCGTTAG
- a CDS encoding SRPBCC domain-containing protein, producing the protein MIDLNLKTSASVEINATAEQVWDAMTNPEKIKIYLFGTEAVTDWQVGSPIIFQGVYEGYEYKDKGNVLQNIPNELLEYNYLAQYSGLEDKIKNYSIVTYEIKIASESSVLLTWHQAGFADRDKCEHTTKGLQAILEQIKSIAESK; encoded by the coding sequence ATGATTGATTTAAATTTAAAAACGTCGGCTTCTGTTGAAATTAATGCAACGGCAGAACAGGTTTGGGATGCAATGACCAATCCAGAAAAAATAAAAATCTATTTATTTGGCACCGAGGCTGTTACTGATTGGCAAGTAGGAAGTCCAATTATTTTTCAGGGGGTGTATGAAGGATATGAATACAAAGACAAGGGAAATGTATTACAAAACATTCCAAACGAACTTTTGGAGTATAACTATCTTGCCCAATATTCCGGTTTGGAAGATAAAATCAAAAACTATTCAATTGTTACCTACGAAATAAAAATAGCCAGCGAATCATCGGTTCTGCTCACTTGGCATCAGGCGGGTTTTGCCGATAGAGATAAATGCGAACATACCACCAAAGGACTGCAAGCCATTTTAGAACAAATAAAAAGCATAGCCGAATCGAAATAA
- a CDS encoding M42 family metallopeptidase produces the protein MRKESKKFLKEYLNNNSPTGFETPGQQLWLEYLKPYIDEYEVDVYGTTVGIINPGKEYKVVIEAHADEIAWFVNYIDDNGYIYVIRNGGSDHQIAPSMRVKLHTKKGKVDGIFGWPAIHVRDRAKEPIPSLSNLCIDVGASKKEEVEKMGIHVGTVATFDADAMELNKKYIVGRALDNRAGGFMIAEVARLLKENKKKLPYTLYVVNAVQEEIGLRGAEMVSRRIKPNVAIITDVCHDTHSPMYNKKEQGDTKCGKGPCITTGPAVQNNLLNMVIDVAEKKKIAFQRMAASRSTGTDTDAFAYSDVGVASALISLPLKYMHTTVEMVDYDDIENCVQLMYEFLIQLKAGHDFRYFK, from the coding sequence ATGCGAAAAGAGAGTAAAAAATTTCTGAAAGAATATTTAAACAACAACTCACCCACTGGTTTTGAAACTCCTGGTCAGCAACTTTGGCTTGAATATTTAAAACCTTATATTGATGAATATGAGGTAGATGTCTATGGAACAACGGTGGGAATTATCAACCCTGGCAAAGAATATAAAGTAGTTATAGAAGCTCATGCCGATGAAATTGCGTGGTTTGTAAACTATATCGATGACAATGGTTATATCTATGTTATTAGAAATGGCGGTAGCGACCACCAAATTGCACCAAGCATGCGTGTAAAACTGCACACCAAAAAAGGCAAAGTTGACGGCATTTTTGGCTGGCCTGCCATTCATGTGCGAGACCGAGCCAAAGAGCCAATTCCGTCATTGAGCAACTTGTGTATAGACGTTGGAGCAAGCAAAAAGGAAGAGGTTGAAAAAATGGGCATCCATGTAGGCACTGTTGCCACATTTGATGCCGATGCCATGGAACTTAACAAAAAATACATTGTTGGCCGTGCGTTAGACAACCGTGCCGGAGGTTTTATGATTGCCGAAGTGGCTCGACTTTTAAAAGAAAACAAAAAGAAATTACCCTACACCTTGTACGTGGTTAATGCCGTGCAAGAAGAAATTGGATTGCGTGGTGCAGAAATGGTTAGCCGACGTATAAAGCCCAATGTGGCCATAATAACCGATGTGTGCCACGACACGCACAGCCCCATGTACAACAAAAAGGAACAGGGCGACACCAAGTGTGGCAAAGGGCCATGTATAACCACCGGCCCCGCAGTTCAAAATAATTTATTGAATATGGTTATTGATGTGGCGGAGAAAAAGAAAATTGCGTTTCAACGCATGGCTGCCAGCCGAAGCACCGGAACAGACACCGATGCCTTTGCATACAGCGATGTGGGTGTTGCCTCGGCTCTCATTTCTTTACCTTTGAAATACATGCACACAACGGTGGAAATGGTGGACTATGACGACATTGAAAACTGCGTTCAATTGATGTACGAATTTTTGATTCAACTAAAAGCCGGACACGATTTTAGGTATTTTAAATAA
- a CDS encoding thioredoxin fold domain-containing protein yields MNNNFRITGLVALVLTFFISCGQSQPEINKLNVNDFKTRLEAAGNPQILDVRTPGEFNGGHIKNAQNIDYNSPDFNQKLKLFKTEDTLFVYCLSGGRSSAAVGILKQMGFKHVNELQGGLMQWKQLDYPLEMGNAPIPVAGLKNLSAMSYDSIANSADLVVVDFFTTWCGPCKLMAPWLKRWHETYPDSVVKIVKIDCEQNLQLQSQQGITAYPTVKIYSKGKLVYDEAGMLTEEQLKALLKPYTTKL; encoded by the coding sequence ATGAATAATAATTTTAGAATTACAGGATTGGTGGCTTTGGTTTTGACCTTTTTTATTAGCTGCGGCCAGTCTCAACCAGAAATAAACAAGCTAAATGTAAATGATTTTAAAACCCGATTGGAAGCCGCCGGAAATCCACAAATTTTAGACGTTAGAACTCCCGGCGAATTCAATGGTGGACACATTAAAAATGCTCAAAACATTGACTATAACAGTCCAGATTTCAATCAAAAGTTAAAACTTTTCAAAACCGAGGATACGCTATTTGTATATTGCTTAAGCGGTGGTCGAAGTTCGGCGGCAGTTGGCATTTTAAAGCAAATGGGCTTTAAGCATGTAAACGAACTTCAAGGTGGTCTTATGCAATGGAAACAATTGGATTACCCGTTAGAAATGGGCAATGCACCAATTCCCGTTGCTGGGCTTAAAAATCTTTCTGCAATGTCATACGACAGCATTGCCAATAGTGCAGATTTAGTGGTAGTTGATTTTTTTACTACCTGGTGTGGTCCGTGCAAGCTAATGGCACCATGGTTGAAACGCTGGCACGAAACCTATCCTGATAGTGTGGTAAAAATCGTTAAAATTGATTGTGAGCAAAACCTTCAACTTCAATCACAACAAGGTATTACTGCCTATCCTACAGTAAAAATTTACTCAAAAGGAAAATTGGTTTACGACGAAGCAGGAATGCTTACAGAAGAACAACTAAAAGCATTGCTAAAACCATACACCACCAAGTTGTGA
- a CDS encoding N-acetylglucosamine kinase, with translation MILVADGGSTKCDWALIDRQRHVQSRFETTGLNPYYLSESELYAALKVNSSINSVKNEVTEIHFYGAGCSDELQIKKLRKTFTGFFPQLSKVFISNDLNGAILATCNNQIGICGILGTGSNACYFNGQNIEKKTHSLGLYFGDEGSGGYFGKMLCKHFFYNQLPEDLAYLFVQKYALKKDEFLDRIYNQPKPNTYLATFFPFVVENKNHPFVAELIANGLKSFVGNHISVYPKVPVHFVGSVAYELHPFLSEVLHTFGYSLGTVVRHPLEGMIKHIKLD, from the coding sequence GTGATACTTGTTGCCGATGGCGGAAGTACAAAATGCGATTGGGCATTGATTGACCGCCAAAGACATGTTCAAAGTCGTTTCGAAACTACTGGGTTAAATCCATATTATTTATCGGAATCGGAACTGTATGCCGCGTTGAAGGTGAATTCTTCCATCAATTCTGTAAAAAATGAGGTTACCGAAATTCACTTTTATGGAGCAGGATGTTCAGATGAATTGCAGATAAAAAAACTTCGTAAAACATTTACGGGCTTTTTCCCTCAACTATCAAAAGTTTTTATATCCAATGATTTGAATGGTGCAATTTTAGCAACCTGCAACAACCAAATTGGGATTTGTGGCATATTAGGTACCGGTTCAAATGCCTGCTATTTCAATGGTCAAAATATCGAGAAGAAAACGCACTCATTAGGGCTATATTTCGGCGACGAAGGCAGTGGTGGCTATTTTGGCAAGATGCTTTGCAAGCACTTCTTTTACAATCAATTACCCGAAGATTTAGCCTACTTGTTTGTTCAAAAATATGCATTAAAAAAGGATGAATTCTTGGATAGAATCTACAATCAACCAAAGCCTAACACCTATTTAGCCACCTTTTTCCCATTTGTAGTTGAAAACAAAAACCACCCTTTTGTGGCTGAACTAATAGCTAACGGTTTAAAATCCTTTGTTGGCAATCATATTTCCGTTTACCCAAAGGTTCCCGTACACTTTGTTGGTTCGGTAGCTTATGAATTGCACCCCTTTTTATCCGAGGTGTTGCATACATTTGGATATAGCTTGGGTACTGTCGTGCGACACCCATTAGAAGGGATGATAAAACATATAAAATTAGATTAA
- the rplQ gene encoding 50S ribosomal protein L17, which produces MRHGNKINHLGRKYGHRAAMLTNMANSLIMHKRIFTTTAKAKELKIFIEPLITKSKDDTVHSRRTVFSYLQNKEAVKELFSSVAEKVGGRPGGYTRILKTHNRLGDNAEMCMMELVDFNELMLDQADAPKATESKAKRTRRGSKKKADGSEETAE; this is translated from the coding sequence ATGAGACACGGAAATAAAATAAATCACCTGGGTAGAAAATATGGTCATAGAGCGGCCATGCTTACCAATATGGCAAACTCGTTGATAATGCACAAACGCATTTTTACAACAACGGCCAAAGCAAAGGAACTAAAAATCTTTATCGAACCACTTATTACCAAGTCTAAAGACGATACAGTACACTCAAGAAGAACTGTTTTTAGCTACTTGCAAAATAAAGAAGCGGTAAAAGAATTATTTTCAAGCGTTGCAGAAAAAGTTGGCGGAAGACCCGGTGGATATACACGTATTTTGAAAACACACAATCGTTTGGGTGATAACGCCGAAATGTGTATGATGGAATTGGTGGATTTTAACGAGTTGATGCTTGATCAAGCGGATGCTCCAAAAGCTACTGAATCAAAAGCTAAAAGAACTCGTAGAGGAAGCAAAAAGAAAGCTGACGGCAGCGAGGAAACGGCAGAATAA